A stretch of DNA from Schizosaccharomyces osmophilus chromosome 2, complete sequence:
TGAATTGCTGCCGATGGAGGCGGAGAAGGAAATCGAATATGCGTCGGAAGTTTATCGGCATTCGCGGAAGACAATTCATTCACAGGTGATTGAATATGTTTCAAGCTTGGAACGGAGAAAGTGGGAACACGTGGAGGAGATGGTGCAGAAACACGAGAAGGCGCAAACGCAGACATGGGAGGAGATGGTATATCGGAAGCAGTTTGGGAgtctttgaaagaagacgCTTGCTTAACAGATTTCATGTCTATTTGTTCAAGGCTTTTACTAACAAATAATTGAAGTTGCGAAGAATCCTTTTGGTCCTCGGTTTTCTCAGGCTTCCCTGCGTCTTCTAAAGTTGCATTTTTATATGACACATCAGAAACAACGGGTAAGCCTGAAGGCGAAAGAGGTGCTCCTTCCACATGTTCTTTCGCCACATTATTATTGTCTTTCtgattcttttcttgatttgAATCCACATGTTCCCGACGTAGTGCCTCCAATGATCCTTCAGACCTTTGTACTCGAGATAATCCCAATCCAGGAATATTTGTAAGCTCGCTAGATACAGGCTTCAATTCCTCTATCAGTGGAGTCTCACTTATTGACCTCTTCGAACCAGAGGATTCATGAACCTTTGGTTCTGAATCCTTCACTTCCAAGCTGGTCTCCTCTTGTAATCCACGGTTTTGTGGGTGTTCCCGCTTTTTACTCCCTCTTTTCAAAGAGCTTGAAAGCTTctcctttaaaaaatttaatttagCTTCTTCTGGGACCTCAATCCGGCTGTGTTCACCTTTAAAAACCGTATTTCGAAAAACAATGATTTTTTCGAACTCCTGCTCCCATTCTACGGGATTCATTGATCTTGCTAAAGCTAATTTATATATGCttgtatatttatattataaGTGTCTTCTCTTCCAGTGGCTCTTGCCAAACCCTTAGCTTCATCAAACGTAGTTGTTCATTGTAAAACACCAACGGTTC
This window harbors:
- the iss10 gene encoding MTREC (exosome adaptor) complex proline-rich subunit Iss10/Pir1; amino-acid sequence: MNPVEWEQEFEKIIVFRNTVFKGEHSRIEVPEEAKLNFLKEKLSSSLKRGSKKREHPQNRGLQEETSLEVKDSEPKVHESSGSKRSISETPLIEELKPVSSELTNIPGLGLSRVQRSEGSLEALRREHVDSNQEKNQKDNNNVAKEHVEGAPLSPSGLPVVSDVSYKNATLEDAGKPEKTEDQKDSSQLQLFVSKSLEQIDMKSVKQASSFKDSQTASDIPSPPMSAFAPSRVSAPSPPRVPTFSVPSLKHIQSPVNELSSANADKLPTHIRFPSPPPSAAIQQPPKKVYSSSLKDEVANVTVKDEELSPRPPPPETLFSSSQPSNQQQAYSPTWAPYEVNHPQTTIRRVPDLPPTELYSVPADAGSSRPTYSSEITETKVRFHPYERNMTGMHSRYPSSAESISVPPRNSVAPLQFASYNREGSYVPQHYHPTEYSLKDMHNLPAASHYGDFESYNDQYNSSSSYSPYYHHRVRSTNAFPQMQVPPSASGYYNPSAAVNYRSMTPNPAFHSYPLNDPRNIDYHPNGSYNY